The nucleotide sequence ACCAAACGCTTGTCCATCTCCTACCACGCGCTCAATCTCGGCCCCCGTATCCCCGACGATCATGCCGATCTCCGTGATGCCAGCCTCGCGGATCGCTTCAATCGCATAAAACAAGATCGGTTTGTTGGCTACAGGGATCAGTTGCTTTGCGCCCGTGTACGTGAGCGGTCGCAAGCGCGACCCTGTACCTCCACTTAGAATCAACGCCTTCACGAGGTGTGATCTCCTCCCTGAATCTCGCCAGTCTCCTGCAGATAGGCAACGAGCGCCTCTCGGTAGTGACGCAGTGGCTCATGGCCGCTGAGTCGCCACATCATGTTATCCATCACCGAATACGCCGGACGTTTTGCGGGGCGCGAAAATTCGCGCGTCTTGATCGCCTGGAGGTTTACATCAACGCCCGCCAGCGTAAAAATATCCACCGCAAACGCGTGCCACGAACAGGCGCCTTGATTGGACAGATGGTAAACGCCGTACTGCGGCGTCTCGACCAGCGCGCGAATCGCCTGCGCCAAATCGACCGTATACGTCGGACTCCCCACCTGGTCGTCCACGACGCGCGCCGCACCCTGTTCTCTCCCAATTTTCAACATCGTTTTCACGAAATTCGGGCCGTGTTTTCCATAAAGCCAAGACGTTCGCACAATATAATGTTTTTTACATAAACTTCTCACGAGCCGTTCCCCGGCGAGCTTGCTCCGGCCATACTCCCCGATTGGTCCCGTTTCGTCTTCCTCACGATACGGACGGTCACTGA is from Ferroacidibacillus organovorans and encodes:
- the rfbD gene encoding dTDP-4-dehydrorhamnose reductase yields the protein MNVLITGAGGMLGTDLQKAFADTPCIALTRNELDITQELAVREAVQMHRPDVILNAAAYTNVDRCETEIDQAYAVNAVGARNVAVAAEQIGAQLVHVSTDYVFPGVSDRPYREEDETGPIGEYGRSKLAGERLVRSLCKKHYIVRTSWLYGKHGPNFVKTMLKIGREQGAARVVDDQVGSPTYTVDLAQAIRALVETPQYGVYHLSNQGACSWHAFAVDIFTLAGVDVNLQAIKTREFSRPAKRPAYSVMDNMMWRLSGHEPLRHYREALVAYLQETGEIQGGDHTS